In the Rhea pennata isolate bPtePen1 chromosome 25, bPtePen1.pri, whole genome shotgun sequence genome, one interval contains:
- the IKBKE gene encoding inhibitor of nuclear factor kappa-B kinase subunit epsilon isoform X4 translates to MQSTPNYLWHAEDVLGQGATACVYKARNKKSGELVAVKVFNNASYLRPQEVQMREFEMLRKLNHKNIVKLFAVEETGTSKQKVLVMEYCSSGSLLNMLEDPANAFGLSESEFLIVLQCVVAGMNHLRENGIVHRDIKPGNIMRLMGEDGQSIYKLTDFGAARELDDDEKFVSLYGTEEYLHPDMYERAVLRKPQQKAYGVTVDLWSIGVTFYHAATGSLPFIPFGGPRRNKEIMYKITTEKPPGAIAGVQRQENGTIEWSYELPATCRLSVGLKVQLIPILANILEADQEKCWGFDQFFAETSDILHRIVVDVFSLQQASLHRIYIHSHNTTSKFLDAVFKQTNIAPHHQEYFFEGHLFELDPNLQAHNFCKTTEDNPLTLLSAEPEDLVGVRYRDREYPQLCDASGAPCPGRQLSLRPAAAVREICLSYPPNPELPSFPGARGAQHGRGWGAHAGSGGRRLGSPRSRQEMSCGSVGDHPPRSGPLLPRSTSAVGLFAAALEFPKFAPKVDVVADCGTAKSAVGAAHQTLWIARSLLRCQELTRRGLHWVAGNLKTECSRLLEQRRGAVSLLTCLQLAEVRDRSWRRRDAGAEGAERGEGKAAGGGGGSLAVLPRHLRLSGHAGRRFG, encoded by the exons AAATCAGGAGAGCTGGTTGCTGTGAAGGTCTTCAATAACGCCAGCTACCTCAGGCCGCAGGAGGTTCAGATGAGGGAGTTTGAGATGCTGAGGAAGCTGAACCATAAGAACATTGTCAAGTTATTTGCTGTGGAGGAGACG GGAACCAGCAAGCAGAAGGTGCTGGTGATGGAGTACTGCTCGAGCGGGAGCTTGCTGAACATGCTGGAAGATCCAGCCAATGCCTTTGGCTTGTCTGAGTCTGAGTTTCTCATAGTCCTGCAGTGTGTTG TGGCAGGAATGAACCACCTCCGTGAGAATGGTATTGTCCACAGAGACATCAAGCCTGGGAACATCATGCGACTGATGGGAGAAGATGGGCAGAGCATCTATAAACTGACGGATTTTGGGGCTGCCCGAGAGCTGGATGATGATGAAAAGTTTGTGTCCCTCTATGGGACAGAGGAATATCTT CACCCAGATATGTACGAGAGAGCAGTTTTGCGGAAACCTCAGCAGAAGGCTTATGGTGTGACTGTGGATCTGTGGAGCATCGGGGTGACCTTCTACCATGCTGCCACTGGCAGCCTCCCCTTCATCCCCTTTGGTGGACCGCGCAGGAACAAAGAGATCAT GTACAAAATTACCACGGAGAAACCTCCTGGAGCCATCGCAGGGGTCCAGAGGCAGGAGAACGGGACCATCGAGTGGAGTTACGAGCTGCCCGCCACATGCCGACTCTCTGT GGGGCTGAAGGTCCAGCTTATACCAATTTTGGCTAATATCCTGGAGGCAGATCAGGAGAAATGCTGGGGATTTGACCAGTTCTTTGCAGAAACTAGTGATATTTTGCACAGGATCGTGGTTGATGtcttctccctgcagcaggctTCCTTGCATCGCATTTACATCCACTCCCACAACAC taCCAGCAAATTTTTAGACGCTGtcttcaaacaaacaaatatagCCCCTCACCaccaagaatatttttttgaagGCCATCTGTTTGAGTTGGATCCTAACCTACAAGCTCATAATTTCTGCAAGACCACGGAGGATAACCCTCTGACCTTGCTGAGCGCTGAGCCAGAAGACCTGGTAGGAGTGAGATACCGAGATCGTGAGTACCCGCAGCTGTGCGACGCATCGGGTGCCCCCTGCCCCGGCAGGCAGCTGAGCCTCCGGCCGGCGGCTGCCGTAAGAGAGATTTGCCTGAGTTACCCTCCTAACCCTGAGTTACCCTCCTTCCCGGGCGCTCGCGGAGCCCAGCACGGCAGGGGTTGGGGCGCGCATGCGGGATCGGGAGGTCGCAGGCTCGGTTCCCCCCGGAGCAGGCAGGAGATGTCATGTGGATCCGTGGGAGATCACCCCCCGAGGTCCGGCCCCCTCCTGCCACGCTCCACCTCTGCTGTGGGTCTCTTTGCAGCGGCGCTCGAGTTCCCCAAGTTTGCCCCCAAGGTGGACGTTGTAGCCGACTGCGGCACGGCGAAG AGCGCCGTGGGCGCCGCGCACCAGACGCTGTGGATCGCCCGCTCGCTGCTGCGCTGCCAGGAGCTCACGCGGAGGGGGCTGCACTGGGTCGC CGGCAACCTGAAGACTGAGTGCTCGAGGCTTCtggagcagagaagaggagcCGTTTCGCTGCTCACCTGCCTGCAGCTCGCCGAG GTACGAGACCGTTCCTGGAGACGGCGGGACGCCGGCGCTGAAGGAGCTGAGCGGGGCGAAGGCAAGGCTGCAGGCG GTGGCGGAGGATCTCTCGCAGTGCTCCCACGACATCTTCGACTGTCAGGGCACGCTGGACGGCGTTttggctga